The DNA sequence GCCAGGTAGAAGGGCTGGTACATGCGACCGAAGTAGTTGCCGGCATTGTCGGCCAGCTTGTAGCCCGAGCAGTGCATGAAGACGACTTTGGGGTACTTCTGAGCGACATTGATGACGCCGTCCATGTATCCGAAGCTGGTGGCGAAGATCACCCGGCATCCGTCCTCGGCCAACTGGGTGAGTACCCGCTCGCAGTCCGCCCCCTCCGGCACCTGTTCGACGTACACCGTCTTCACCCCGGGCACCTGCTTCTCCAGGTACAGGCGGCCCAGGTCGTGAGCGTACGTCCACCCCGCGTCTCCCACCGGACCCACGTACACAAAGCCGACCTTGAACTCCTGGGCCGGCTCCGCGGGCTGGGCGGGCTTCTCCGGCGTCGCGGGCTTACCGCACGCGCTCACCGCGAGCGCCATCAGGACCAGCACACCCAGCCCCACCAGTATCCTCCGGTGCACTCTCGCTCCCTCCCTCTCCCCTGTCCATGCCCTCCCCATTGACCACCTGGCACCTCTCCTTCCGCCTGCGACGGTGCCCTTTTCGTTCTGACGACACGCCTCACCTCCTCCCATCGCCTCGCCAGTCAGCAGCCGCTAGCGCGCGTGGCGCACGGGGTATCCCTCGAGGGAGTAACGTTCCACCTTGCGATAGAGGGTGGCGACGCTGATGCCCAGGGCCCGTGCCGCCAGTCTCTTGCCCTGCAGGCCGGTGCCGTACCGCTCCAGGGCCTCCAGGATGGCGCGCTTCTCCAGGCTGCGCAGGTCGAGGCCCCACGTCCCCGCGGGAACTGCGGGCGAACCCCTCACGTACGGGGGTAAATGCTCGGGCTCGATGAGTTCGGCCTGGCACATGTTGGCGGCAAACTCCACCGCATTCTGCAGCTCGCGCACGTTGCCCGGCCAGGAGTAACCCACCAGCAGGCGCATGGCAGCGGGAGTGAAACCTTCCGGGCAACGGGGAACGGCGCCCGTCAGCCGGCCCAGGAAGTGCTCAGCGAGCGGCGGGATGTCCTCCCGCCGCTCCCGCAAAGGCGGAATCTGGATCGGAATCACCTGCAGGCGGTAGTACAGGTCCCGCCGGAACTTCCCCTCCTCGACCAGGCGCTCCAGGGGGCGGTTGCTGGCCGCGACCAGCCGCACGTCCACCCGCAGGCACGCCCTCCCCCCCAGCCGCTCGACCTCCCTTTCCTGCAGCGCCCGCAACAGCTTCACCTGCAGGGGCAGAGCCAGGTCCCCCACCTCGTCCAGGAACAGGGTACCCCCGTCTGCCAGCTCGAACTTGCCCGGCTTCCCCCGGGGATCGGCCCCGGTGAAGGCACCCCGCTCGTAGCCGAAAAGCTCACTCTCCAGCAGCCCTTCGGGAATGGCTCCGCAGTTCACGGGCACGAAAGGCCCCTCTGCCCGACGGCTCGCCTGATGGATGGCACGGGCGAGCAGTTCCTTGCCGGTGCCACTTTCCCCCTGGATGAGGACCGTCGAATCTCCCGCCGCTACCCGCCGGGCCATCTCGCACACCCGCTCCATGGCCGGGTTCCGGCTCGCTATGGCCGCGAAACCTGCCCGGCCATCACCCCGGCCATCCCGTTGCATACCAGCACCTCCACCGACGCCCGGCCTCGTTTCTCCGGGGGCACCGGGACCCTCGCCCGCTCATTCCCCCGCCGCAGCCGTCCCGGCAACCAGGCGGTACACCCGCCGGGGGCGGCCCCGCCTGCCGGGCGTCTCCTGACCCGCCCACTGCACCAGCCCGCCCGCCTCCAGCTTCCCCAGGATGCGGTTGGCGCTGCGCACCGCCACCTCCAGGTGAGCGGCTGCCTCCTGGGCCGTGAACTCCTCGCCCAGGCTCTCCAGCACGGCCAGCACCCGGCTGAGGGAGGCGGGAGCCATCCCCAGCTCCCGGGCACGATCCAGCAGGGCGGGATCCGTGCTGCGCACCTCGTAGACCACGGGGCCCGCACCCAGGGGCCCGATGAGACGCCGGTGCTCCGTCATCACGTAGCACTTGTTGCCGTCGTTCCGGATGGCCTCCTGCAGAGCCATGCGGGCGCTGGCACCCGCCCGGTTCGCTGTCTCGCCAAATCCGACGCCGACGCTCACGCGTACCCCGGCCCGGTTGAATCTTTCCACCAGGTTCCAGCTCGTGTAGAAGTTGGTCGACTTCTCAAAGAGGGTGCGCGTGGTGAAGAACTGGTAC is a window from the Bacillota bacterium genome containing:
- a CDS encoding sigma 54-interacting transcriptional regulator — its product is MQRDGRGDGRAGFAAIASRNPAMERVCEMARRVAAGDSTVLIQGESGTGKELLARAIHQASRRAEGPFVPVNCGAIPEGLLESELFGYERGAFTGADPRGKPGKFELADGGTLFLDEVGDLALPLQVKLLRALQEREVERLGGRACLRVDVRLVAASNRPLERLVEEGKFRRDLYYRLQVIPIQIPPLRERREDIPPLAEHFLGRLTGAVPRCPEGFTPAAMRLLVGYSWPGNVRELQNAVEFAANMCQAELIEPEHLPPYVRGSPAVPAGTWGLDLRSLEKRAILEALERYGTGLQGKRLAARALGISVATLYRKVERYSLEGYPVRHAR